A single region of the Capra hircus breed San Clemente chromosome X unlocalized genomic scaffold, ASM170441v1, whole genome shotgun sequence genome encodes:
- the LOC102186480 gene encoding histone H2A-Bbd type 1-like produces MSRRKHLQNCHRSKRHSLSRSTRAELQFPVSRVDRLLREGQFANRLSSATPVFLTGILEYLMANILDLAGKEACINHRVRISPEHVQRALINNENLRRLFQPSAFSQPAASPPAPKKK; encoded by the coding sequence ATGTCTCGGAGAAAACACCTCCAGAACTGCCATCGCAGTAAGAGACACTCCCTCTCCCGTTCCACCAGGGCCGAGCTGCAGTTCCCCGTGAGCCGCGTGGACCGCCTCCTGCGAGAGGGTCAGTTCGCCAACCGCCTGAGCTCAGCGACACCCGTGTTCCTGACTGGCATCCTTGAGTACCTGATGGCCAACATCCTGGACCTGGCGGGGAAGGAGGCCTGTATCAACCACAGGGTACGCATCAGCCCGGAGCACGTGCAGAGGGCGCTGATCAACAATGAGAATCTCCGccgcctcttccagcccagtgccTTCTCTCAGCCCGCAGCTTCACCACCCGCTCCCAAGAAGAAGTAG